A window from Onychostoma macrolepis isolate SWU-2019 chromosome 07, ASM1243209v1, whole genome shotgun sequence encodes these proteins:
- the LOC131543823 gene encoding insulin receptor substrate 2-B, which yields MANFENYQEGKAAMLILETQQRAIGTKPAAATANGDTSVGEPPSVLDAGGATFHQPSEQHPQQQQHLESPARKASASSLNRALEDSAASNTHTTTSASPAVNTVSDDIRKCGYLRKQKHGHKRFFVLRASSHLGPSRLEYYDSEKKFRNTLRSNAANAAAAAASAGASPPKRVIYLYQCFTVNKRADSKNKHLIALYTKDEYFAIVAENEQEQEEWYQALSELMSEGKKGHLDADEIDDGYGTVTPGTDFKEVWQVNVKPKGLGQTKNLTGVYRLCLSAKSIHLVKLNSETPCVNLQLMNIRRCGHSESFFFIEVGRSSSIGPGEVWMQVDDSVVAQNMHETILETMKALKAFAEFRPRSKSQSSGTNPMGFITTRRHLGNLPPSQTGLQRRSRTESVVGTPPSRKSSGASGYRFRTSSEGESTMNRPFRSVTGSLIHLNTARANLSRQESSSGAGARYIRAPPGSTYHARSASLPVSHFPSTTSPISMSSSSGHGSVSDTITRPSSASICGSPSDGGFNSSDEYGSSPGDFRYFRVRSNTPDSLGNTPPIREEHCLNDYMAMGWNRDVFGTNAAEAIKDESADEDSRQGSLRRRAPSFSRQVGGASAAGVAVYQKMTQTTFSLDEAVAESSSWGGSVQTVSTSSSLCSDYSSSSEHSQDRPPSLRPADAPKDDGYMPMMAGVLPSTSDADYMPMQPNILLSASPQVPSAALHVPQHMDSQGYMMMLPGRSGVTDSPVPSSPVVSRRAEGRRASDRHENAEYMDMSQSSSTANAPKVSAENYYALTTPGVPKSYSPYFSLPRSYKAPSRDQAEHDDYVPMSSPAKPVYSSPTATPDRSSRCPPPESSQHNGFTDRRAIRPNRLPLGRRSLHVSLRAGEVPVRPSSPGEYINIEFGDRPTYSACSLSADGSPSTHSINRELRKSPLPQDYMTVEMDGLPPKSRSPRPSLVAPWNPPSYIRPSSSSHCSGLMVGKPDDYTEMSFEPEEESKSPTAMLEHLCVLEQHFFPFSPPTEPKVVRADPQGRRRHSSETFVTSSGASGGSGPDTNGTVPGNSGAQPVGRSKGQNFDCVWTDGVTSGSEATHGNSSDRDNSPSVRSARTLPVEHQNGLNYIALDLRDDLRPGNSHDALPLPSSSAPPPENGAYASIDLMKPEGLTSASKD from the coding sequence ATGGCAAATTTCGAGAACTACCAAGAAGGCAAAGCCGCTATGTTGATACTGGAAACGCAACAGCGGGCTATCGGGACTAAACCTGCAGCTGCAACGGCGAACGGCGACACTTCTGTCGGGGAACCCCCTTCCGTACTTGATGCTGGCGGCGCTACGTTTCATCAACCGAGTGAACAACATCCACAGCAGCAACAGCACCTGGAATCGCCGGCGAGGAAAGCATCCGCGTCCTCTCTTAACCGGGCGCTTGAGGACTCTGCGGCGAGTAACACGCACACTACTACCTCAGCTTCCCCTGCTGTGAACACCGTGTCAGACGACATTAGGAAGTGTGGCTATTTGAGAAAGCAGAAACACGGCCATAAGAGGTTTTTCGTCTTGCGGGCGTCGAGTCATCTGGGGCCGAGCAGACTGGAGTACTATGACAGTGAGAAGAAATTTCGAAACACTCTGCGCTCAAACGCCGCTAATGCTGCCGCCGCCGCCGCCTCAGCTGGCGCCTCTCCCCCCAAAAGAGTGATCTATCTCTACCAGTGTTTCACTGTGAATAAAAGGGCGGATTCCAAGAATAAACATCTCATTGCTTTGTATACTAAAGATGAATACTTTGCGATTGTCGCTGAGAATGAGCAGGAGCAGGAGGAGTGGTACCAGGCGCTCAGTGAGCTCATGAGTGAGGGCAAGAAAGGCCACCTGGACGCGGATGAGATTGACGATGGATACGGTACTGTGACCCCTGGGACTGACTTTAAGGAAGTGTGGCAGGTAAATGTTAAACCGAAGGGCTTGGGCCAGACGAAGAATCTAACCGGCGTGTATAGGCTCTGTCTGTCTGCCAAGAGCATTCACCTGGTGAAGTTGAACTCTGAGACGCCTTGCGTGAACTTGCAGCTGATGAACATCAGACGCTGCGGCCATTCAGAGAGCTTCTTTTTCATTGAGGTCGGCCGGTCTTCGTCTATAGGGCCTGGGGAGGTTTGGATGCAGGTGGATGATTCTGTGGTGGCTCAGAACATGCACGAGACCATTCTAGAGACCATGAAGGCACTGAAGGCGTTTGCCGAGTTCAGGCCCAGAAGCAAAAGCCAGTCTTCTGGCACCAACCCGATGGGTTTCATCACCACACGGCGACACTTGGGCAACCTCCCGCCCAGCCAGACGGGGCTCCAGCGGCGGTCTCGGACTGAATCTGTGGTGGGCACGCCACCCAGCAGGAAGAGCAGTGGAGCAAGTGGCTACCGATTCCGCACCTCCAGCGAGGGAGAAAGCACAATGAACCGCCCCTTTCGTTCTGTGACCGGTAGCCTTATACATCTCAACACAGCCCGTGCTAACCTGAGCCGACAGGAAAGTAGCAGTGGGGCAGGGGCCCGCTATATTCGTGCCCCGCCAGGCTCCACTTATCATGCCCGTTCTGCCTCTCTGCCAGTGTCACACTTTCCTTCTACCACCAGTCCGATAAGCATGTCCAGCAGCAGCGGCCACGGCTCTGTTTCAGACACCATCACTCGCCCCTCCAGCGCGTCCATTTGTGGATCCCCGAGCGATGGAGGTTTCAACTCATCTGATGAGTACGGCTCCAGCCCTGGAGACTTCCGGTACTTCAGAGTGCGCAGCAACACCCCTGACTCCCTGGGAAACACACCTCCGATCCGTGAGGAGCACTGCCTCAATGACTACATGGCTATGGGCTGGAATCGTGACGTGTTTGGAACGAATGCAGCTGAGGCCATCAAAGATGAGAGTGCGGATGAAGATTCACGACAGGGGTCTTTAAGGAGGCGGGCTCCCTCCTTCTCCAGGCAGGTTGGGGGCGCTAGTGCTGCTGGAGTAGCTGTTTATCAGAAGATGACCCAGACCACCTTCTCGCTGGACGAGGCTGTGGCTGAGAGTAGCTCTTGGGGTGGCAGTGTCCAGACTGTCTCTACCTCCTCCTCCCTCTGCTCTGACTACAGCTCCAGTTCTGAACACAGCCAAGACCGGCCCCCTAGCCTACGGCCTGCGGACGCGCCTAAGGATGATGGGTACATGCCCATGATGGCAGGTGTGCTGCCCTCCACTAGTGATGCAGACTACATGCCTATGCAACCAAATATCCTCCTCTCTGCGTCTCCACAAGTCCCAAGTGCTGCTTTACATGTTCCCCAGCACATGGACTCTCAAGGCTATATGATGATGCTCCCAGGTAGAAGTGGAGTTACTGACTCTCCTGTCCCATCTAGCCCTGTCGTTAGCAGACGAGCAGAGGGACGAAGAGCCTCAGACCGTCATGAGAATGCAGAATACATGGATATGTCTCAGAGCAGCTCCACAGCTAATGCTCCGAAGGTTTCTGCTGAGAATTATTATGCCTTGACCACTCCTGGTGTCCCCAAGTCCTACAGTCCATATTTCTCCCTCCCTCGCTCATACAAAGCTCCATCCAGAGACCAGGCTGAGCATGACGATTACGTCCCAATGAGTTCCCCAGCAAAACCCGTCTACAGTTCACCCACAGCCACCCCAGATCGTAGTAGCAGGTGCCCACCTCCTGAGTCCTCTCAACATAATGGCTTCACAGACCGCCGTGCCATTCGGCCGAACCGCCTGCCCCTGGGAAGACGGAGCTTGCACGTCTCTCTGCGAGCAGGGGAAGTGCCAGTGCGTCCTTCCAGCCCTGGAGAATACATTAATATTGAATTTGGGGATCGGCCCACATATTCTGCCTGTTCGTTGTCTGCTGACGGCTCCCCCTCAACCCATAGCATTAACCGAGAGCTGCGTAAGTCTCCGCTGCCACAGGATTACATGACTGTCGAGATGGATGGTCTTCCACCAAAGAGTCGGTCCCCACGGCCCTCTCTGGTGGCCCCCTGGAATCCTCCTTCATATATCCGGCCCTCCTCATCCTCCCACTGCAGTGGGCTCATGGTGGGTAAGCCTGACGACTACACGGAAATGTCTTTTGAGCCCGAGGAGGAGTCCAAGAGCCCTACAGCCATGCTTGAGCACCTGTGTGTTCTGGAGCAACACTTTTTCCCCTTCAGCCCCCCTACTGAGCCTAAGGTTGTCCGTGCTGACCCCCAGGGCAGGCGGAGACACAGCTCAGAGACCTTTGTCACATCATCAGGAGCATCAGGTGGAAGTGGCCCGGACACCAATGGCACCGTGCCTGGCAATAGTGGGGCTCAGCCGGTGGGCCGCAGCAAGGGTCAGAACTTTGACTGTGTTTGGACTGACGGCGTGACATCTGGCAGTGAGGCAACACATGGAAACTCCTCAGATAGAGACAATTCCCCCTCTGTGAGGTCTGCAAGGACTCTACCTGTGGAACACCAGAATGGCCTGAACTACATCGCCCTAGACCTGAGAGACGATCTCCGGCCTGGGAACAGTCACGATGCGCTTCCCTTGCCATCCTCCAGCGCTCCTCCCCCAGAGAACGGTGCCTATGCCAGCATAgatttaatgaaacctgagggGCTTACATCGGCGTCTAAAG
- the gc2 gene encoding retinal guanylyl cyclase 2 isoform X1: protein MRRPSSAFHSLRPAWATRGLQIPDLSTHKHTYLCLWLLLSTVSFLCLFPATSAATVRVGVVGPWSCDPLFSKAQPGVAAQLAVDHINRDPYLSQGITFDYVILEEDCETSQAFSRFLGFYKRASGFIGPVNPGYCEAASLLGKSWNKAVFSWSCIGHELDDARSHPTFARTMPLPSLVLLRFMHHFRWAHVGIITSAEDAWFEAGIKLANALRSHGMPVSIVASVRNDHTSMRKTLAKVKKVADLHLVILVMHSVLIGGGTQKLLLETAYDMRMTDGSLVFLSYDTLFYSLPYHHVAQPALRKNSKLLRAYDAVLTITIESPQEQSFYQAFEKAQEQGELPRNLKPQQVSPLFGTIYSSIMFMAHAVQSVRASGQWMSGGNIAQNARNLLFKGFSLQANFSDFGTLDYVVLDTDGFSWELQPTYHIEMQTDMVRFLGRPIHFPPAGPPKTDSSCWFTHGIICRGGVNLLHMVLLFLSGFLFIFFSIGCSYCIRRKISKFRMVRGPNKILLTLNDVTFINPSLSNKKLSLDDSKASDSRMSISERSLKSPLSIQSPATYENSNVVIYEGDWAWLKRLPYGNFRSITPNTSDVFELMKDMRHENVNPFLGFFHDCGVFAIVTEYCSRGSLEDLLLNDDVKLDWMFKSSLILDLIKGMKYLHHRSICHGRLKSRNCVVDGRFVLKITDYGYNEVLEAQRFPYVEPPAETLLWTAPEILRGPHPGLFGSHPGDVYSFSIIMQEVVMRGPPFCMLENSFDDIIQKIRKPPPMCRPIVSPDHAPMECIQLMKQCWNEQPEKRPTFDEIFDQFKNVNKGKKTNIIDSMLRMLEQYSSNLEELIRERTEELEIEKQKTEKLLTQMLPTSVADALMVGTTVEPEHFDSVSLYFSDIVGFTTISANSEPIEVVDLLNDLYTTFDAVIGNHDVYKVETIGDAYMVASGVPMPNGNRHAAEIANMALDILSAVGTFKMRHMPDVPVRIRIGLHTGPCVAGVVGLTMPRYCLFGDTVTTASRMESMGLPYRIHVHSSTVKVLMELKLGYKVELRARTELKGKGVEETYWLTGRDGFTKPLPVPPVLKSGHESKDFKVMLKKAVRKISTVRQVAQITLADEGNVMIHHH from the exons ATGCGACGGCCATCCAGTGCCTTTCACAGCTTACGTCCAGCATGGGCCACCAGAGGACTCCAGATCCCTGACCTAAGCACTCATAAACATACCTATTTATGTCTCTGGCTACTGTTGTCTACTGTAAGCTTCCTGTGCCTTTTCCCTGCCACCTCTGCTGCCACCGTTAGGGTTGGGGTGGTGGGTCCTTGGTCATGTGACCCCCTCTTTTCTAAAGCCCAGCCTGGCGTGGCTGCGCAGTTGGCTGTGGATCACATAAACAGGGACCCTTACCTCTCACAAGGCATCACGTTTGATTATGTCATCCTGGAGGAGGACTGTGAGACGTCCCAGGCTTTTTCCCGTTTCCTCGGTTTCTACAAACGGGCGTCTGGGTTTATTGGTCCAGTGAACCCAGGTTACTGTGAAGCTGCCTCTCTGCTAGGAAAGAGTTGGAATAAGGCAGTGTTTTCCTGGTCTTGTATTGGACATGAGTTGGATGACGCCCGTAGTCACCCTACGTTTGCCCGGACCATGCCCCTACCCTCCCTTGTCCTGCTACGCTTCATGCACCACTTTCGCTGGGCACATGTGGGCATCATTACATCAGCAGAGGATGCCTGGTTTGAGGCGGGTATAAAGCTGGCCAATGCCCTGCGGAGTCATGGGATGCCTGTTAGCATTGTGGCATCTGTTCGTAATGACCACACCAGCATGCGCAAGACCCTGGCCAAAGTCAAGAAAGTAGCAGATCTCCACT TGGTCATCCTCGTTATGCACTCGGTGTTGATTGGTGGAGGAACCCAGAAGTTGCTGTTGGAGACAGCTTATGACATGCGGATGACAGACGGCTCGCTGGTGTTTTTATCTTACGATACACTCTTTTACAGTCTGCCCTACCATCATGTAGCCCAGCCTGCCCTGCGCAAAAACAGCAAGCTGCTACGAGCCTACGATGCCGTGCTCACCATTACTATAGAGTCTCCACAGGAACAGTCTTTCTACCAAGCTTTTGAAAAGGCCCAGGAGCAAGGAGAGCTTCCCAGGAACCTTAAACCACAGCAG GTGTCCCCATTGTTTGGCACCATCTACTCTTCCATCATGTTCATGGCTCATGCTGTGCAAAGTGTCAGGGCTTCAGGTCAGTGGATGTCTGGGGGGAACATCGCCCAGAATGCCCGAAACCTGCTATTCAAAGGTTTTAGCCTACAAGCAAACTTTTCTGACTTTGGCACGCTGGACTATGTGGTGCTGGACACAGATGGCTTTTCTTGGGAGTTGCAACCTACATACCATATTGAGATGCAGACAGATATGGTGCGTTTTCTGGGACGGCCGATTCATTTCCCCCCAGCTGGACCACCAAAAACCGATTCCAGCTGCTGGTTTACACATGGGATCATCTGCCGTGGAG GTGTGAATCTTTTACACATGGTTTTACTCTTCCTGTCTGGTTTTCTGTTCATCTTCTTCTCAATTGGTTGTTCTTACTGCATCAG GCGTAAAATTAGTAAGTTCCGAATGGTGCGGGGTCCGAATAAGATTTTACTGACTTTAAATGATGTCACATTCATCAACCCATCCCTGAGCAATAAG AAGCTGAGCTTGGATGACAGCAAGGCCAGTGACTCAAGAATGAGCATTTCAGAGCGAAGCCTCAAGTCTCCATTGTCTATTCAGTCGCCAGCCACCTACGAAAATTCTAATGTTGTCATTTATGAG GGTGATTGGGCATGGCTCAAAAGGCTGCCATATGGAAATTTCCGGAGCATCACTCCTAATACCAGTGATGTGTTTGAACTG ATGAAAGATATGAGGCACGAGAATGTTAACCCCTTTCTCGGCTTCTTCCATGACTGTGGAGTGTTTGCCATAGTAACAGAGTATTGTTCGCGCGGCAGCTTGGAAGATCTGTTGCTCAATGATGACGTCAAACTGGACTGGATGTTCAAGTCCTCCCTCATTCTAGACCTCATCAAG GGTATGAAATATCTTCACCACAGGAGCATCTGTCATGGACGGCTTAAATCCAGGAACTGTGTGGTCGATGGGCGTTTCGTGCTCAAAATCACAGACTATGGCTACAACGAGGTGTTGGAAGCTCAGAGATTTCCTTATGTTGAACCTCCAGCTGAAA CCCTTCTGTGGACCGCCCCTGAGATACTGAGAGGGCCCCATCCTGGTCTGTTTGGCAGTCACCCTGGTGATGTGTACAGTTTCTCAATCATCATGCAAGAAGTGGTCATGCGAGGGCCTCCATTCTGCATGCTGGAGAACTCTTTTGATG ATATTATCCAGAAGATCCGGAAGCCTCCTCCAATGTGCCGGCCCATTGTGTCCCCGGATCATGCTCCCATGGAGTGTATTCAGCTTATGAAGCAGTGCTGGAACGAACAGCCAGAGAAGAGACCCACATTTGATGAAATCTTTGACCAG TTCAAGAATGTTAATAAAGGGAAAAAGACCAACATCATAGATTCCATGTTACGAATGCTGGAGCAATATTCCTCCAACCTGGAGGAGCTGATCAGGGAAAGGACAGAGGAGCTGGAAATAGAGAAACAAAAGACTGAGAAACTCCTCACACAAATGTTGCCCAC GTCAGTGGCAGACGCTCTGATGGTGGGCACTACAGTCGAACCAGAGCATTTTGACAGTGTCAGTCTGTATTTCAGTGATATTGTTGGCTTCACCACAATCTCAGCCAACAGTGAGCCCATAGAGGTGGTCGACCTCCTCAATGATCTTTACACAACATTTGATGCTGTAATTGGCAATCATGACGTCTATAAG GTGGAGACCATTGGTGACGCTTACATGGTGGCATCGGGTGTGCCCATGCCCAATGGGAACCGACATGCAGCCGAGATTGCAAACATGGCCCTGGACATCCTGAGCGCTGTTGGCACCTTCAAAATGAGACATATGCCTGATGTACCAGTCCGCATCCGAATAGGACTTCACACAG GTCCCTGTGTGGCCGGTGTAGTGGGTTTGACCATGCCACGGTACTGTCTGTTTGGGGACACAGTCACCACTGCTTCCAGGATGGAGTCTATGGGATTGC CATACAGAATCCATGTCCATTCCAGTACAGTGAAGGTCCTGATGGAGCTGAAATTGGGGTACAAAGTAGAGCTGAGAGCCAGAACAGAACTCAAG GGCAAAGGTGTAGAAGAAACCTACTGGCTCACCGGGAGAGATGGCTTCACCAAACCGCTCCCCGTGCCGCCCGTACTCAAGTCAGG ACACGAATCAAAAGATTTTAAGGTGATGCTTAAGAAGGCAGTGAGGAAGATCTCCACCGTGCGTCAGGTGGCTCAGATCACCCTAGCCGATGAGGGCAATGTCATGATCCACCATCACTGA
- the gc2 gene encoding retinal guanylyl cyclase 2 isoform X2 produces MRRPSSAFHSLRPAWATRGLQIPDLSTHKHTYLCLWLLLSTVSFLCLFPATSAATVRVGVVGPWSCDPLFSKAQPGVAAQLAVDHINRDPYLSQGITFDYVILEEDCETSQAFSRFLGFYKRASGFIGPVNPGYCEAASLLGKSWNKAVFSWSCIGHELDDARSHPTFARTMPLPSLVLLRFMHHFRWAHVGIITSAEDAWFEAGIKLANALRSHGMPVSIVASVRNDHTSMRKTLAKVKKVADLHLVILVMHSVLIGGGTQKLLLETAYDMRMTDGSLVFLSYDTLFYSLPYHHVAQPALRKNSKLLRAYDAVLTITIESPQEQSFYQAFEKAQEQGELPRNLKPQQVSPLFGTIYSSIMFMAHAVQSVRASGQWMSGGNIAQNARNLLFKGFSLQANFSDFGTLDYVVLDTDGFSWELQPTYHIEMQTDMVRFLGRPIHFPPAGPPKTDSSCWFTHGIICRGGVNLLHMVLLFLSGFLFIFFSIGCSYCIRRKISKFRMVRGPNKILLTLNDVTFINPSLSNKKLSLDDSKASDSRMSISERSLKSPLSIQSPATYENSNVVIYEGDWAWLKRLPYGNFRSITPNTSDVFELMKDMRHENVNPFLGFFHDCGVFAIVTEYCSRGSLEDLLLNDDVKLDWMFKSSLILDLIKGMKYLHHRSICHGRLKSRNCVVDGRFVLKITDYGYNEVLEAQRFPYVEPPAETLLWTAPEILRGPHPGLFGSHPGDVYSFSIIMQEVVMRGPPFCMLENSFDDIIQKIRKPPPMCRPIVSPDHAPMECIQLMKQCWNEQPEKRPTFDEIFDQFKNVNKGKKTNIIDSMLRMLEQYSSNLEELIRERTEELEIEKQKTEKLLTQMLPTSVADALMVGTTVEPEHFDSVSLYFSDIVGFTTISANSEPIEVVDLLNDLYTTFDAVIGNHDVYKVETIGDAYMVASGVPMPNGNRHAAEIANMALDILSAVGTFKMRHMPDVPVRIRIGLHTGPCVAGVVGLTMPRYCLFGDTVTTASRMESMGLPYRIHVHSSTVKVLMELKLGYKVELRARTELKGKGVEETYWLTGRDGFTKPLPVPPVLKSGQMAHGLQMEEIAAYKKRKAEAQLAKKKN; encoded by the exons ATGCGACGGCCATCCAGTGCCTTTCACAGCTTACGTCCAGCATGGGCCACCAGAGGACTCCAGATCCCTGACCTAAGCACTCATAAACATACCTATTTATGTCTCTGGCTACTGTTGTCTACTGTAAGCTTCCTGTGCCTTTTCCCTGCCACCTCTGCTGCCACCGTTAGGGTTGGGGTGGTGGGTCCTTGGTCATGTGACCCCCTCTTTTCTAAAGCCCAGCCTGGCGTGGCTGCGCAGTTGGCTGTGGATCACATAAACAGGGACCCTTACCTCTCACAAGGCATCACGTTTGATTATGTCATCCTGGAGGAGGACTGTGAGACGTCCCAGGCTTTTTCCCGTTTCCTCGGTTTCTACAAACGGGCGTCTGGGTTTATTGGTCCAGTGAACCCAGGTTACTGTGAAGCTGCCTCTCTGCTAGGAAAGAGTTGGAATAAGGCAGTGTTTTCCTGGTCTTGTATTGGACATGAGTTGGATGACGCCCGTAGTCACCCTACGTTTGCCCGGACCATGCCCCTACCCTCCCTTGTCCTGCTACGCTTCATGCACCACTTTCGCTGGGCACATGTGGGCATCATTACATCAGCAGAGGATGCCTGGTTTGAGGCGGGTATAAAGCTGGCCAATGCCCTGCGGAGTCATGGGATGCCTGTTAGCATTGTGGCATCTGTTCGTAATGACCACACCAGCATGCGCAAGACCCTGGCCAAAGTCAAGAAAGTAGCAGATCTCCACT TGGTCATCCTCGTTATGCACTCGGTGTTGATTGGTGGAGGAACCCAGAAGTTGCTGTTGGAGACAGCTTATGACATGCGGATGACAGACGGCTCGCTGGTGTTTTTATCTTACGATACACTCTTTTACAGTCTGCCCTACCATCATGTAGCCCAGCCTGCCCTGCGCAAAAACAGCAAGCTGCTACGAGCCTACGATGCCGTGCTCACCATTACTATAGAGTCTCCACAGGAACAGTCTTTCTACCAAGCTTTTGAAAAGGCCCAGGAGCAAGGAGAGCTTCCCAGGAACCTTAAACCACAGCAG GTGTCCCCATTGTTTGGCACCATCTACTCTTCCATCATGTTCATGGCTCATGCTGTGCAAAGTGTCAGGGCTTCAGGTCAGTGGATGTCTGGGGGGAACATCGCCCAGAATGCCCGAAACCTGCTATTCAAAGGTTTTAGCCTACAAGCAAACTTTTCTGACTTTGGCACGCTGGACTATGTGGTGCTGGACACAGATGGCTTTTCTTGGGAGTTGCAACCTACATACCATATTGAGATGCAGACAGATATGGTGCGTTTTCTGGGACGGCCGATTCATTTCCCCCCAGCTGGACCACCAAAAACCGATTCCAGCTGCTGGTTTACACATGGGATCATCTGCCGTGGAG GTGTGAATCTTTTACACATGGTTTTACTCTTCCTGTCTGGTTTTCTGTTCATCTTCTTCTCAATTGGTTGTTCTTACTGCATCAG GCGTAAAATTAGTAAGTTCCGAATGGTGCGGGGTCCGAATAAGATTTTACTGACTTTAAATGATGTCACATTCATCAACCCATCCCTGAGCAATAAG AAGCTGAGCTTGGATGACAGCAAGGCCAGTGACTCAAGAATGAGCATTTCAGAGCGAAGCCTCAAGTCTCCATTGTCTATTCAGTCGCCAGCCACCTACGAAAATTCTAATGTTGTCATTTATGAG GGTGATTGGGCATGGCTCAAAAGGCTGCCATATGGAAATTTCCGGAGCATCACTCCTAATACCAGTGATGTGTTTGAACTG ATGAAAGATATGAGGCACGAGAATGTTAACCCCTTTCTCGGCTTCTTCCATGACTGTGGAGTGTTTGCCATAGTAACAGAGTATTGTTCGCGCGGCAGCTTGGAAGATCTGTTGCTCAATGATGACGTCAAACTGGACTGGATGTTCAAGTCCTCCCTCATTCTAGACCTCATCAAG GGTATGAAATATCTTCACCACAGGAGCATCTGTCATGGACGGCTTAAATCCAGGAACTGTGTGGTCGATGGGCGTTTCGTGCTCAAAATCACAGACTATGGCTACAACGAGGTGTTGGAAGCTCAGAGATTTCCTTATGTTGAACCTCCAGCTGAAA CCCTTCTGTGGACCGCCCCTGAGATACTGAGAGGGCCCCATCCTGGTCTGTTTGGCAGTCACCCTGGTGATGTGTACAGTTTCTCAATCATCATGCAAGAAGTGGTCATGCGAGGGCCTCCATTCTGCATGCTGGAGAACTCTTTTGATG ATATTATCCAGAAGATCCGGAAGCCTCCTCCAATGTGCCGGCCCATTGTGTCCCCGGATCATGCTCCCATGGAGTGTATTCAGCTTATGAAGCAGTGCTGGAACGAACAGCCAGAGAAGAGACCCACATTTGATGAAATCTTTGACCAG TTCAAGAATGTTAATAAAGGGAAAAAGACCAACATCATAGATTCCATGTTACGAATGCTGGAGCAATATTCCTCCAACCTGGAGGAGCTGATCAGGGAAAGGACAGAGGAGCTGGAAATAGAGAAACAAAAGACTGAGAAACTCCTCACACAAATGTTGCCCAC GTCAGTGGCAGACGCTCTGATGGTGGGCACTACAGTCGAACCAGAGCATTTTGACAGTGTCAGTCTGTATTTCAGTGATATTGTTGGCTTCACCACAATCTCAGCCAACAGTGAGCCCATAGAGGTGGTCGACCTCCTCAATGATCTTTACACAACATTTGATGCTGTAATTGGCAATCATGACGTCTATAAG GTGGAGACCATTGGTGACGCTTACATGGTGGCATCGGGTGTGCCCATGCCCAATGGGAACCGACATGCAGCCGAGATTGCAAACATGGCCCTGGACATCCTGAGCGCTGTTGGCACCTTCAAAATGAGACATATGCCTGATGTACCAGTCCGCATCCGAATAGGACTTCACACAG GTCCCTGTGTGGCCGGTGTAGTGGGTTTGACCATGCCACGGTACTGTCTGTTTGGGGACACAGTCACCACTGCTTCCAGGATGGAGTCTATGGGATTGC CATACAGAATCCATGTCCATTCCAGTACAGTGAAGGTCCTGATGGAGCTGAAATTGGGGTACAAAGTAGAGCTGAGAGCCAGAACAGAACTCAAG GGCAAAGGTGTAGAAGAAACCTACTGGCTCACCGGGAGAGATGGCTTCACCAAACCGCTCCCCGTGCCGCCCGTACTCAAGTCAGG GCAAATGGCTCATGGCTTGCAGATGGAGGAGATAGCCGCATACAAGAAGCGGAAAGCAGAAGCACAGCTTGCAAAGAAGAAAAACTGA